One Cervus canadensis isolate Bull #8, Minnesota chromosome 31, ASM1932006v1, whole genome shotgun sequence genomic region harbors:
- the STOX2 gene encoding storkhead-box protein 2 isoform X5 — protein MEPVQKGSGDVSPISMSPISQSQFIPLGEILCLAISAMNSARKPVTQEALMEHLTTCFPGVPTPSQEILRHTLNTLVRERKIYPTPDGYFIVTPQTYFITPSLIRTNSKWYHLDERIPDRSQCTSPQPGTLTPSASGCVRERTLPRNHCDSCHCCREDVHGMHAATLQRKPAKDCKDPYCPPSFCQVPATEKSKSTVNFSYKTETLSKPKDSEKQSKKFGLKLFRLSFKKDKTKQLANFSAQFPPEEWPLRDEDTPTTIPREVEMEIIRRINPDLTVENVMRHTALMKKLEEEKAHRSKAGSSAHHSGRSKKSRTHRKSHGKSRSHSKTRVSKGDPSDGSHLDIPGDREYDFCDPLTRAPREGCFIIEHKGDNFIMHSNPNVIESHFPMTPEWDVSGELAKRRTEMPFPEPSRGSSHSKVHRSHSHTQDRRSRNERSNKAKERSRSMDNSKGPLGASSLGTPEDLAEGCSQDDQTPSQSYIDDSTLRPAQTVGHQRAHISSASYKEVCIPEIVSGSKEPPSACSLLEPGKAPESLPSFGELNSCPTKTAADDYFQCNTSSETVLTAPSPLGKNKEDHDTLTLAEGVKKLPLSDRQAPHSSREPAGHKEESPKGSGGGPVTPGAVVEGLANGRLIQHHGAEPSTLDKRKEIFSKDTLFKPLHSTLSVNSYHKSTLSLLKSHPKTPADTLPGRCEKPEPSLGTSAAPTLPASQRQPESVGNQEASFDYYNVSDDDESEEGANKNAEEEKNRDDVGTMQWLLEREKERDLQRKFEKNLTLLAPKEADSSSNQRATHSARLDSMDSSSITVDSGFNSPRTRESLASNTSSIVESNRRQNPTWSPAHGGAGPAFSFRASTDPPTNEAEKLQKPSNCLQASVTSV, from the exons ATGGAGCCAGTCCAGAAAGGGTCAG GTGATGTATCACCAATCAGTATGTCTCCCATCAGTCAATCTCAGTTTATCCCACTCGGGGAAATCCTTTGCTTGGCCATTTCTGCAATGAACTCAGCCAGAAAACCTGTCACCCAAGAAGCACTGATGGAGCACCTGACCACCTGTTTCCCAG GTGTTCCCACCCCAAGCCAAGAAATTCTCCGGCACACGCTGAACACGCTGGTCCGGGAGAGGAAGATCTACCCGACTCCTGATGGCTACTTCATCGTCACCCCACAGACTTATTTCATAACTCCTTCCCTCATAAGAACTAACAGTAAATGGTACCATCTGGACGAGAGGATACCTGACAGGTCTCAGTGTACCTCTCCCCAGCCGGGGACCCTCACGCCCTCTGCCTCAGGCTGCGTCAGGGAAAGAACGTTGCCCAGGAACCACTGCGACTCCTGCCACTGCTGCAGGGAAGACGTGCATGGCATGCACGCGGCCACCCTGCAGAGGAAGCCCGCCAAGGACTGCAAAGACCCTTACTGCCCTCCTTCCTTCTGCCAGGTGCCAGCCACTGAAAAGAGCAAAAGTACTGTCAACTTCTCCTACAAAACGGAAACCCTGTCCAAACCGAAGGACAGCGAAAAGCAGTCCAAGAAATTCGGGCTCAAGTTATTCCGGCTCAGCTTTAAGAAGGACAAGACCAAGCAGCTAGCCAACTTCTCCGCCCAGTTTCCTCCCGAAGAGTGGCCCCTGCGAGACGAGGACACGCCGACCACCATCCCTCGGGAGGTGGAGATGGAGATCATCAGGCGTATTAACCCGGACTTGACCGTGGAAAACGTCATGCGGCACACTGCGCTGATGAAGAAACTTGAAGAAGAGAAGGCGCACCGGAGTAAAGCCGGGTCCTCCGCCCATCACAGTGGAAGAAGTAAAAAGAGCCGGACTCACCGCAAGTCCCACGGAAAGTCTCGGTCGCACAGCAAGACGCGAGTGTCCAAGGGAGACCCATCCGATGGTTCCCATCTGGATATCCCGGGTGACAGGGAGTATGATTTTTGTGACCCTCTTACCAGGGCCCCCCGGGAGGGCTGCTTCATCATTGAACACAAAGGGGATAACTTCATCATGCATAGCAACCCGAACGTGATCGAGTCTCATTTCCCCATGACCCCGGAATGGGACGTGTCTGGGGAACTGGCCAAAAGGAGGACTGAGATGCCTTTTCCTGAACCTTCCAGGGGAAGCTCCCACTCAAAAGTGCACCGAAGCCACAGCCATACCCAGGACCGAAGGTCCAGGAACGAGAGATCCAACAAAGCCAAGGAGAGGTCCAGATCGATGGATAACTCCAAAGGCCCTCTGGGTGCTTCTTCTCTGGGGACGCCTGAAGACCTGGCCGAAGGCTGTAGCCAAGATGACCAGACCCCCAGCCAATCCTACATTGATGACAGTACTTTAAGGCCTGCACAGACTGTCGGTCATCAAAGGGCTCACATTTCCTCCGCAAGCTATAAAGAGGTGTGTATTCCAGAAATAGTCAGTGGCAGCAAGGAACCGCCCAGCGCTTGTAGCCTCTTGGAGCCAGGCAAAGCGCCCGAGAGTTTGCCATCCTTTGGTGAACTCAACTCTTGTCCAACAAAGACGGCTGCAGATGACTATTTCCAGTGCAACACCTCCAGCGAAACGGTGCTCACGGCGCCGTCACCTCTGGGAAAGAACAAAGAGGACCATGACACTCTGACCCTGGCggaaggagtgaaaaagctgccgcTGTCGGACAGGCAGGCCCCTCATTCCTCCAGGGAGCCTGCGGGGCACAAGGAGGAGTCGCCAAAGGGGTCGGGCGGGGGCCCAGTCACTCCAGGCGCCGTAGTCGAAGGTCTTGCCAACGGACGCCTCATCCAGCATCACGGCGCCGAGCCCAGCACCCTGGACAAGAGGAAAGAGATATTCAGCAAAGACACACTGTTCAAACCTCTTCACAGCACCTTGTCTGTAAACAGCTATCACAAATCAACCCTGTCCCTCCTCAAATCGCACCCGAAGACCCCTGCCGACACACTGCCAGGCCGATGCGAGAAACCCGAGCCGTCCCTGGGGACCTCAGCCGCCCCCACCCTGCCGGCTTCCCAGCGTCAGCCGGAGTCCGTGGGGAACCAGGAGGCCTCTTTCGACTATTACAACGTGTCTGATGACGATGAGTCTGAGGAAGGGGCCAACAAGAACGCggaggaggagaaaaacagaGACGATGTAGGGACCATGCAGTGGCTcctggagagggagaaggaaagagacttgCAGAGGAAATTTGAGAAGAACCTCACCCTGCTCGCCCCAAAGGAAGCCGACAGCAGCAGCAACCAGAGGGCCACCCACTCGGCACGTCTAGACAGCATGGACAGCAGCAGCATCACGGTGGATAGTGGATTCAACTCCCCACG
- the STOX2 gene encoding storkhead-box protein 2 isoform X6 — protein sequence MSPISQSQFIPLGEILCLAISAMNSARKPVTQEALMEHLTTCFPGVPTPSQEILRHTLNTLVRERKIYPTPDGYFIVTPQTYFITPSLIRTNSKWYHLDERIPDRSQCTSPQPGTLTPSASGCVRERTLPRNHCDSCHCCREDVHGMHAATLQRKPAKDCKDPYCPPSFCQVPATEKSKSTVNFSYKTETLSKPKDSEKQSKKFGLKLFRLSFKKDKTKQLANFSAQFPPEEWPLRDEDTPTTIPREVEMEIIRRINPDLTVENVMRHTALMKKLEEEKAHRSKAGSSAHHSGRSKKSRTHRKSHGKSRSHSKTRVSKGDPSDGSHLDIPGDREYDFCDPLTRAPREGCFIIEHKGDNFIMHSNPNVIESHFPMTPEWDVSGELAKRRTEMPFPEPSRGSSHSKVHRSHSHTQDRRSRNERSNKAKERSRSMDNSKGPLGASSLGTPEDLAEGCSQDDQTPSQSYIDDSTLRPAQTVGHQRAHISSASYKEVCIPEIVSGSKEPPSACSLLEPGKAPESLPSFGELNSCPTKTAADDYFQCNTSSETVLTAPSPLGKNKEDHDTLTLAEGVKKLPLSDRQAPHSSREPAGHKEESPKGSGGGPVTPGAVVEGLANGRLIQHHGAEPSTLDKRKEIFSKDTLFKPLHSTLSVNSYHKSTLSLLKSHPKTPADTLPGRCEKPEPSLGTSAAPTLPASQRQPESVGNQEASFDYYNVSDDDESEEGANKNAEEEKNRDDVGTMQWLLEREKERDLQRKFEKNLTLLAPKEADSSSNQRATHSARLDSMDSSSITVDSGFNSPRTRESLASNTSSIVESNRRQNPTWSPAHGGAGPAFSFRASTDPPTNEAEKLQKPSNCLQASVTSV from the exons ATGTCTCCCATCAGTCAATCTCAGTTTATCCCACTCGGGGAAATCCTTTGCTTGGCCATTTCTGCAATGAACTCAGCCAGAAAACCTGTCACCCAAGAAGCACTGATGGAGCACCTGACCACCTGTTTCCCAG GTGTTCCCACCCCAAGCCAAGAAATTCTCCGGCACACGCTGAACACGCTGGTCCGGGAGAGGAAGATCTACCCGACTCCTGATGGCTACTTCATCGTCACCCCACAGACTTATTTCATAACTCCTTCCCTCATAAGAACTAACAGTAAATGGTACCATCTGGACGAGAGGATACCTGACAGGTCTCAGTGTACCTCTCCCCAGCCGGGGACCCTCACGCCCTCTGCCTCAGGCTGCGTCAGGGAAAGAACGTTGCCCAGGAACCACTGCGACTCCTGCCACTGCTGCAGGGAAGACGTGCATGGCATGCACGCGGCCACCCTGCAGAGGAAGCCCGCCAAGGACTGCAAAGACCCTTACTGCCCTCCTTCCTTCTGCCAGGTGCCAGCCACTGAAAAGAGCAAAAGTACTGTCAACTTCTCCTACAAAACGGAAACCCTGTCCAAACCGAAGGACAGCGAAAAGCAGTCCAAGAAATTCGGGCTCAAGTTATTCCGGCTCAGCTTTAAGAAGGACAAGACCAAGCAGCTAGCCAACTTCTCCGCCCAGTTTCCTCCCGAAGAGTGGCCCCTGCGAGACGAGGACACGCCGACCACCATCCCTCGGGAGGTGGAGATGGAGATCATCAGGCGTATTAACCCGGACTTGACCGTGGAAAACGTCATGCGGCACACTGCGCTGATGAAGAAACTTGAAGAAGAGAAGGCGCACCGGAGTAAAGCCGGGTCCTCCGCCCATCACAGTGGAAGAAGTAAAAAGAGCCGGACTCACCGCAAGTCCCACGGAAAGTCTCGGTCGCACAGCAAGACGCGAGTGTCCAAGGGAGACCCATCCGATGGTTCCCATCTGGATATCCCGGGTGACAGGGAGTATGATTTTTGTGACCCTCTTACCAGGGCCCCCCGGGAGGGCTGCTTCATCATTGAACACAAAGGGGATAACTTCATCATGCATAGCAACCCGAACGTGATCGAGTCTCATTTCCCCATGACCCCGGAATGGGACGTGTCTGGGGAACTGGCCAAAAGGAGGACTGAGATGCCTTTTCCTGAACCTTCCAGGGGAAGCTCCCACTCAAAAGTGCACCGAAGCCACAGCCATACCCAGGACCGAAGGTCCAGGAACGAGAGATCCAACAAAGCCAAGGAGAGGTCCAGATCGATGGATAACTCCAAAGGCCCTCTGGGTGCTTCTTCTCTGGGGACGCCTGAAGACCTGGCCGAAGGCTGTAGCCAAGATGACCAGACCCCCAGCCAATCCTACATTGATGACAGTACTTTAAGGCCTGCACAGACTGTCGGTCATCAAAGGGCTCACATTTCCTCCGCAAGCTATAAAGAGGTGTGTATTCCAGAAATAGTCAGTGGCAGCAAGGAACCGCCCAGCGCTTGTAGCCTCTTGGAGCCAGGCAAAGCGCCCGAGAGTTTGCCATCCTTTGGTGAACTCAACTCTTGTCCAACAAAGACGGCTGCAGATGACTATTTCCAGTGCAACACCTCCAGCGAAACGGTGCTCACGGCGCCGTCACCTCTGGGAAAGAACAAAGAGGACCATGACACTCTGACCCTGGCggaaggagtgaaaaagctgccgcTGTCGGACAGGCAGGCCCCTCATTCCTCCAGGGAGCCTGCGGGGCACAAGGAGGAGTCGCCAAAGGGGTCGGGCGGGGGCCCAGTCACTCCAGGCGCCGTAGTCGAAGGTCTTGCCAACGGACGCCTCATCCAGCATCACGGCGCCGAGCCCAGCACCCTGGACAAGAGGAAAGAGATATTCAGCAAAGACACACTGTTCAAACCTCTTCACAGCACCTTGTCTGTAAACAGCTATCACAAATCAACCCTGTCCCTCCTCAAATCGCACCCGAAGACCCCTGCCGACACACTGCCAGGCCGATGCGAGAAACCCGAGCCGTCCCTGGGGACCTCAGCCGCCCCCACCCTGCCGGCTTCCCAGCGTCAGCCGGAGTCCGTGGGGAACCAGGAGGCCTCTTTCGACTATTACAACGTGTCTGATGACGATGAGTCTGAGGAAGGGGCCAACAAGAACGCggaggaggagaaaaacagaGACGATGTAGGGACCATGCAGTGGCTcctggagagggagaaggaaagagacttgCAGAGGAAATTTGAGAAGAACCTCACCCTGCTCGCCCCAAAGGAAGCCGACAGCAGCAGCAACCAGAGGGCCACCCACTCGGCACGTCTAGACAGCATGGACAGCAGCAGCATCACGGTGGATAGTGGATTCAACTCCCCACG